Part of the Halobellus ruber genome is shown below.
CAGTCGGGGACGGTCTCGACGATCTCGTCGGGGAGCTCCGACTTCGGGACCGCGTCGACGCCGGCGGGATCCTCCCAGTCGGCGTCGTCGTACCCCGGGGTCTCCCCCGGGTTCGACTCGGTCCGCTCGCTCATCGCGGCTCGGTGGCGTCGACCGGTGTCACCGTCGATCCCGTGCCTCGGCGTCGCATACGCGGAGGAAACACCAGCGGCCGCATAAGCGCGTCGGTGACGGGTCCCGCGGCCGCAGCGTGCGCACGCCCCCGATAGATTTTAGCCGCGGGCCGTAATTAGAACGAACAATAATGGCGAAAGATACCGAGGCCTGCGGCCGGTGTTCGATGACGGTCGTGGTCGACGCCGTCGACGACGAGAACGCGACGCGGGAGGATCCGTTCGGGGACGACCGGATCGAGGTCGAGGAGCGCCAACTCGAACGCGCCTCGCCGGAGGCGTGGTTCGGACGGGTCTCCGCCCGCGTGAACCGGATCGTCAGCCGCTTCGCCTGGGGCCGGTAGGCCCGTCCTCCGGGCGAGAGAAGCGCACAGCCGCTGCTGCCCGCGCTGTGGGCGCCGGTCGCAGGGTCGCGTCACTCCCCGCCGGCCAGCCCGGCGACGGCGACGTACGCCGCGAACGTCGCGATCAGCGTCCCCGCCAGCTGGACGCCGCCCGTCGCCAGGAACCCGACGTCGTACAGCAGCGGCGCGAACATAAACCACACCCCGAAGATCAGCGTGAGCGTCGCCGCGGGGAGGCTGACCCGGCCGCGGCCGGAGAGTAGCTGGAGGTTCCGGGCCGCGAACACGATCCCGAGGACGCCGCTGGTCACGATGCTCCCGGTGAACGCGGTCGAGGCACCCGTCGCCGGCGGCGTCGCCGCCGCGAGGACGCAGCCGAGGAGCGCGATCACCGCCGCTGCGGACAGGAACCGTGAGGGTTCCGACTCGGTCATACGTGTCCGCGTTGGACCGGTCGGACTTATACTGTCGGCTATAGTCCCGTGACGGATTTCGACACCTCGGGGTGTCGAAAATCTTCACGTACTTATAGCCAACAGTATCAGCCGGACAGATAGACCGGCGCCTCGCCGGCCTCGGGCCACTCGACGTCGGTCGATCAGGCTCCACACGATCGAGCCGCCGAAGGCGTCGGCGTCGGGGGCGTTCACCTCGACGCGGTTGCCGCCGGGGTCGCGGACGTACAGCTGTACGGCCCCGGACGGGGGCACGTACACCGGCGGCTCGGCGTCGCTCCCGACGAGGCGGCGCTGGCGATCGCCGCAGGCCAACCACCTGATGTACTCCCCGAGCGCCGGCGTCGGGATCCGCTCTCTCCCGAACACCGACTCGTAGAACGCGACCGACTCCTCTAAGTCGCTGGCGACGTGGGTGTAGCGGGTTTCGAACACAATACCTGAAGGCCGGTTGCGGGCGACAGGACGGGTCACCCGGGGTGAGGCCTCTTGAGGGCCCGCGTGGCCTCGCCGCCGCTCCTCCCGGCTACCACTTCAGCCCCAGTGTTCGCCCCCGGCGGCGCGCCGCGGACGATGCTCGGCGGACTCCCGGCTCGACTCGTCGATCTGGTGTCGGTAGTACGTCCGCTCGTAGTGGCCGATGTTCTCGGTGCGTTCGGTTTCGAGTTTCTCCCCGAACCACAGGACGTAGCCGTTGGGGTCGGTCACTGCGAACTGCCGCCACCCGAACTCCGTCTCGTGTGGCTGTTTGACGACGTTCACGTCGCTCTCTTCGAGCGCTGCGTGTCGCCGCTCGGCGTCGTCGACGTCGATGTAGAGCGGCACCGTGCCGCCGGTCGACTCCCCTTCCAACACCGGGAGTTTCTCTTCGAGGGAGTCACGCTCCTGCAACATCAACTGGATCCCGTCGATCGACACCTGTGCCCAGAAGTACCCGGAGGCGGCTTCCGCCGGTAGCGTCGCGACGACCTCGGCGTCGAGTACCGACTCGTACCACGCGACTGTCTCTTCGATGTCCTCGACCATCAGGTCGGGCGTGATCGAATTCACGGTCATCTGCGATCACGATCGAACACAACGGATACATAATAATAAATCATTATGATGACGGGGTGGGTGCTGGCGAGTCCGTCGTTGTCTTCAGTACGCCCGGGTGCGAGAATCGAATCCGATTGCGAGACTCGCCGACGCTCGTCTCGCGCGGTTCAATCCCGAGTGCGGACTTCCCGCTCGTCACTTCGTTCCTCGCGGAGAGGGTCCGGGTGCGAGAATCGAACCTCGTTCGCAGCCTCTCGGGTTCGGCTACTCCCTGCTTCGATTCCCGCCTTCCGGCTTTTCCACTCCTCCCTCCGGTCGTCGTGAAAAGGTCCGGGTGCGAGAATCGAACCCGCGTCTCAGCCTCCACAAGGCTGAAGGATGGTCCACTACCCTAACCCGGACACGCACCAGTCAGTACCCCCGTCCGAGGCAAATACGTTACGACTCCGGGGTGGAGTGCGCCGGGGTCACACAGATGCAAGGCGGAAGCCCACGACTTCAGTCGTGGGAGGAAGCCGACGAGAGTCGAATCAATCCACACGCCGACCGCATCGGGACGCTTTTGCCCGCGACCCACTAATCACGCTCAACCGTGGCCATCACGGACAAGATCTACCTGAAGAACCACCGGCAGATCGTCTCCCAGCTGGACACCTCCATTCCCAAGGGGGCGTTCAAAGGGGCGACGATGGACGTGCTCTACTCCGGGGAGGGGCTGGCGAAACTCGACGACGCCACCCGCGACCGCCTCCTGGATTTCGCGGAGGACTTCCTCGACCCCGAGAACCCCGACGACCTCTACACCGGCTACCCCGAACGGCAGTTCGTCCGCTATCTCCTGGAGCTCCGCGCGCAGGGACTCGGCCCCGACGCCATTGTCGACGTGATGAGCGACGAGTATATGCTGTACGCCTACCCCGGCGACGTGCTCTCCTTCCTCGACAACGCCGTCCGGACGCTGGAGGCCGCCGAGACGCTCGCGGAGGTCGACGGCAACGAGCGGATGGAGGAGACGCTCCGGCGGGCCCGACGGGCGCTGTCCGGGTAGCCCGTCCCGCCCGGCGGGTCCTACGCCCGATTCCAGGGCGCGGCGTCGAAGTCGACGATGCGGTGTCGCCGCTCGATCGCGTCGATCGTGGCGACGTCCTCGTCGTCGAGTTCGAGATCCGGGGCGGCGAGGTTCTCCCGAATGTGCGCTTGCGACGCCGACTTCGGGATCGGGGTGACGCGCTCCTTCGCATCGAGCCACGCCAGCGACACCTGGGCCGGCGTCGCGTCGTGCTTGTCGGCGACCTCGACGATCCGGTCGATTTCGCCCACCCTGTTACGGGCGATCGGACAGTACGCGACCAGCTCGTGGCCGCCCTCGACCGCGAGGTCGTGGAGTTCGGGCTGGGGCAAAAGCGGGTGCATCTCGACTTGGTGGGCCGTAACGGGCGTCTCCAGCCGGTCGGTCGCGTCCCGGAGCTGATCGGGCCGGAAGTTGCTCAGACCGATCCGGTCGACGGTGCCCGCCGCGACGGCGTCGTCGAGCGCGGGCAGCGTCGCCTCGGGGTCGTATGCGTCCAGCGGCCAGTGGACGTACAGGAGGTCCAGGGAGTCGACGCCGAGCCGGTCGGCGCTCTCGCGGGCGGTCGAACGCACGTCGTCGTACCCCAGATTGTCGGGTTCGAGCTTGGTCGCGACGAACACCCCCGCGGCGTCGCGGTCGGCGGCGGCCAACCCGTCGGCGACGAACGCTTCGTTCCCGTAGCTCTGGGCTGTGTCGACGTGGTCGTACCCGAGATCGACCGCGGTGGCGACGGCGTCGGCGCACGTCCCCGGGTCGGTCATATCGTACGTCCCGAGTCCGATGGGTGGAAACTCCATACGGGAGCCTCACACCCTACGGGGTCGACAGTTTCGGTGTCGGTGCGCCACCCGACCCCCGTCGGCGTCCGTGCCCCCGCGCCGACGTGACTTTGTCAGTCCCGATCCAACCGCCAGGTATGCCCGACCCCGACGCTCCGCGGCTCCTCGTGTACGGCGCGTACGGCTACACCGGCCGACTCGTCGTCGAGTCGGCGATCGACCGCGGCTACGACCCGATCGTGGCCGGCCGCGACGCCCGGAAGACCCGCGGGGTCGCGACCGCAAACGACCTCCGGGGGCGGTCGTTCCCGGTTGCCGACGCCGACGACCACCTCGGCGACGTCGACGCCGTGCTCAACTGCGCCGGGCCGTTCGCCGAGACCGCCGACGCGATGGTCGGCGCCTGCATCGACACCGGGACCCACTATCTGGACATCACCGGCGAACTCCCGGTGTTCGAGCGGATCCGCCGTCGCGGTCCCGACGCCGCCGGGGCGGGGGTGACGCTCCTCCCGGGCGTCGGCTTCGACGTGGTCCCGACAGACTGTTTAGCTACACACCTCCACGATCGACTCCCCGGAGCGACCCACCTCTCGCTCGCGCTCGACGCCGACGGCGGCGTCTCCCCCGGCACGTTGAAGACGGTCCTCTCGGACGCCGGCTCGGGCGGTGCGGTCCGCCGCGACGGCGTCCTCCGGGCGGAACCGGTCGGCGCGCGGACCCGCGTGGTCGACTTCGGCGAGGGGCTCCGGCGTGCCGTCTCGATCCCGTGGGGCGATGTCTCGACGGCCTACCACACCACCGGGATCCCGAACGTCGACGTCTACCTCGCGCTGCCCCGCGCCGGACGGACTGCGGTGGCGCTGGCGCCGTATCTCGACAGCGTCCTCGACGTCGACGCCGTCCAGCGCGGCCTGTCGTGGCTGATCGACCGGTACGTCGACGGGCCCGACCCGGCGACGCGGGCCGCCGGCGGGGCGCGCGTCTGGGGGGAGGTCCGAACCGCCGACGACCGGCTGGTCTCGCGGCTTCGGACGCCGGAGACCTACCGCTTCACCGCCGACGCGGCGACCCTGATCGCGGGGAAGGTGCTCGACGGCGACGCGCCCGAGGGCTATCAGACCCCGGCGTCGGCGTTCGGCCCGGATCTCGTGCTCGAAATCCCGGGCGTCGAGCGGGTCGACCTGGTCGCCGACGAGGTCGTCGCCCGCGAATCCTCGCCGGTCGAGGGCGTCGCGAGCGACTGAAAGAGGGCCCACGACGCCGACGGCGACCGTCGGACACGCGATGGCCGACCGCACATCCACCCGGGCGGGAATGGAAGGGGCGCGGGGGCTTCCGAGGTCTCAATATGCATTTCTGTACTGATTTTACATCCGGCAAAGTGGTCCGCGCATACCCTCCGAAACCGTTTTGATGCGGCCTCGCGCATTCTCGGTATGCCGAAGGAACCCGAAACCGGGTACGACCCCTCGTTGGGTCGGAAATTCATCTTCGTAACGGGTGGGGTGATGTCCGGGCTGGGCAAAGGGATCACAGCCGCCAGCACCGGCCGTCTCCTGGCGAACGCGGGGTTCGACGTGACCGCGGTCAAGATCGACCCGTACCTCAACGTCGACGCCGGGACGATGAACCCCTACCAGCACGGGGAGGTCTACGTGTTGAAAGACGGGGGCGAGGTCGACCTCGATCTGGGGAACTACGAGCGGTTCCTCGGGGTGGATATGACCTCCGATCACAACGTCACCACCGGCAAGACCTACCAGCACGTCATCGAGAAGGAACGCGCCGGCGACTACCTGGGCCAGACGGTCCAGATCATCCCGCACATCACCGACGACATCAAGCGGCGGATCCGGGAGGCCGCGGTCGGCACCGACGTCTGCATCGTCGAGGTCGGCGGTACCGTCGGCGACATCGAGGGGATGCCCTACCTCGAAGCCCTCCGGCAGTTCGCCCACGAGGAGGACGACCGCGACATCCTCTTCACCCACGTCACGCTCGTCCCCTACTCCCAGAACGGCGAACAGAAGACAAAACCCACCCAACACTCCGTGAAGGAGCTCCGGTCGATCGGACTCCAGCCCGACATCCTCGTCGGGCGGTGTGAGGACGAACTCGAACCGAAGACCAAGGAGAAGATCGCGCTGTTCTGCGACGTCCCCACCGAGGCGGTCTTCTCGAACCCCGACGTCGAGGACGTCTACCACGTCCCGCTCGTGGTCGAATCCGAGGGGTTAGACGAGTACGTGATGGAGCGGCTCGACCTCGCCTCGGAGGCCAAGCCCCCTGCGGAACGCGACAACCGGTGGCGCGAGCTCGTGACCCGCGACCGGACCGCGGAGGTCGACGTCGCCCTCGTCGGGAAGTACGACCTCGAAGACGCGTATATGTCGGTCCACGAGGCGCTGAAACACGCCGGGATCGAGCGCCGGACCGAGGTGAACGTCCAGTGGGTCGACTCCGACGAGATGCTCGACCGGCACGAAAACCGATTGAAGCAGGCCGACGGCGTCGTCGTCCCCGGCGGGTTCGGGACCCGCGGGATCGAGGGGAAACTCAAGGCCGTCGAGTACTGCCGCGAGAACGACGTCCCCTTCCTGGGGCTGTGTCTCGGCTTCCAGATGGCGGTGGTCGAACACGCCCGGAACGTCCTCGGACTGGCGGCCGCCCACTCCGCGGAACACGACCCCGACACCGCCCACCCCGTCATCGACATCCTCCCCGAGCAGTACGAGGTCGAGGACATGGGCGGGACGATGCGGCTCGGCGCCCACGACACCGACATCGAACCGGGGTCGCTCGCCGAGCGGGTCTACGGCGACACCGTCTGTACCGAGCGCCACCGCCACCGCTACGAGGTCAACCCCGAGTACATCGAGGAGTTAGAGCGCGGCGCGCTCGCCTTCTCCGGCACCGCGAACAACCGGATGGAGATCCTCGAACGCGACGATCACCCGTTCTTCCTCGGCACGCAGTTCCACCCCGAGTTCCGGTCGCGACCGGACCGCGCGAGCCCGCCGTTCGTTGGGTTTCTGGAGGCCGTCGCCGGAGAGTTGGACGCGCGTGAGCTCGCCGACGAAACGGAGGTGCAGGCCTGATGGTCGACGTCGAGCCGTTCATCGAAGACGCCGTCGCGGAGATCGAAGCCGAGATCGGCGACGCCGACGCCGTCATCGCGCTGTCGGGCGGCGTCGACTCCTCGGTCGCTGCGGCCCTGGCGTACCGCGCGATCGGCGACCGGCTGACGCCCGTCTACGTCGACACCGGGCTGATGCGGAAAGGCGAGACCGAGCAGATACGGGAGACCTTCTCGTATATGGACTCGCTGCGGATCGTGGAGGCACAGGACCGCTTCCTCGATTCCCTCGCCGGGATCACCGACCCCGAGGGCAAGCGCCACGCCATCGGCGAGCAGTTCATTCGGGAGTTCGAGCAGGAGGCGCGATCAGCAAACGCAGAGTACCTCGTCCAGGGCACGATCTACCCCGACCGGATCGAGTCGGAGGGCAACATCAAATCCCACCACAACGTCGGCGGCCTGCCCGAGGCCGTCGACTTCGAGGGGATCGTCGAGCCGGTCCGGGACCTCTACAAGGACGAGGTCCGGACGGTCGCCCGCGAACTCGAACTCGGCGCGGTCACCGAGGAACGGATGCCGTTCCCCGGCCCGGGGCTGGCGATCCGGGTGCTCGGCGAGGCCACCAGAGAGAAGGTCGCGGTCGCCCGCGAGGCGTGTCACGTCGTCGAGGAGGAGACCGAAGCACACGACCCCTGGCAGGCGTTCGCCGCGGTCGTCGGCAAGGCGACGGGGGTGAAGGGTGACAACCGCGTCCACGGGTGGGTCGTGTCGGTCCGGTCGGTCGAGTCCCGCGACGGGATGACCGCCCGCGCCCAGGAGCTCCCGTGGGAGACCCTCCAGCGCATCCAGTCGCGGATCACCGGCGAGAACGACAACGTCGCCCGCGTGGTCTACGACGTGACGCACAAACCGCCCGCGACCATCGAGTACGAGTGAGTTCGATGATCATCCTCGCCGGTCCCGACGACGACGGGCTCACGGGCGCCCTGGAGGCGCTCGGCGCCGACGTCGTCCGTGTTGAGGGGATCGCCACCCGCGAGTCGCTGGACGCCGCCGGCCTCGCCGAGGCCCACACCCTCGTGCTCACGGAGATGGACGACGCCTCCGCGATCCCGGTTGCGAAGGAGGCGAACACCGAGGTCCGGATCGTGACCTACTCGCGGGACTCCCTTCCGGAGTTCGCGCGCGGCCAGGCCGATCTCGCGATCGACCCCGACCTCCTGACGCCGGATGTCGTCGCCGACGAACTCGCAAACGGCCACGTCGGGGAGTAGGAACCGCGTCGTTACAGTAGCGTTTGCAAGTCTTCGCTCACTCGATCGCACGACGGCGTGCGATCGGATGTGCAACCAGTTGCAAACGCTACGATAGCTCTACAGGTCGAACCCGTTCCGTCGCAGTGCGTCCGCGAGTTCACCCTCCGGGTCGGCCGCGAACTCGACCAACGACGACTCCGGTCTCGTCGTCGTATACAGGTCCGAGTCGATGTTGTCAGGGATCTCGTTTGCGTGTGTCTCGTCGACAACCGCAACCGATATTTTCGGTCCCGCGTCCGTGTCCGTTGTGTCGCTCATTACGCACCCATACGGGAGAGCGACGTTTGGGGCTTCCCCTTCGACTACAGCCCGCTGGCTCCGCTGAGCGCGTCTGTGGGTACGACGACCGCACAACCCGCTGCCGCCGAAGCAACGTTCAAACCGCCGTCGGCCCAACCCAGGGTATGGTCACGTTCCTCGCCGGTGGGACCGGCACCCCGAAGCTGCTTGACGGCGCAGACAGGGTGTTCGACCCGTCGGCGACGACGGTGGTGGCGAACACCGGCGACGACGTCGAACTCGGCGGCCACCTCGTGTGTCCGGACGTCGACACCGTCCTGTTTCACGGCGGCGGCGTTCTCGACACCGACACCTGGTGGGGAATCGACGGCGACACCGCCGCGACACACACCGAACTGGGGCGGCTCGCGGACGCGGCGGGGCTCGATCCCGGCCCGCGGTATCTCGATTCCGACGCCCAGACCGCCGGCCGCGACATCGCACGCTGGCGCCGGTTCTCCGGCGTCGCGGAGTTTATGCGGATCGGCGACCGCGACCGCGCGGTCCACCTCACCCGGACCTCGCTGCTCGACGAGGGGCGGTCGTTGACCGAGGTGACGCGGCTCCTGGCGGACGCCTTCGGGCTGGAGATCGACCTCCTGCCGATGAGCGACGATCCCGTGGCGACGATCGTCCACACCGACGAGGGGGCGATGCACTTCCAGGAGTACTGGGTCCACCGCCGCGGTGACCCCCCGGTCCGGGACGTCGAGTTCCGCGGCGCCGAGAGCGCGGCGCCGACCCCGGAGGCCGACGAGGCGCTCGCCGACCCCGTCGTCGTCGGCCCGTCCAACCCGGTCACGAGCATCGGGCCGATGCTCGCGATGGACGGGATCGAAGCGGCGCTCGAATCGACGCCGGTGGTCGCGGTCTCGCCGTTCGTCGGCGGGACGGTGTTCTCCGGGCCCGCACCC
Proteins encoded:
- a CDS encoding saccharopine dehydrogenase family protein produces the protein MPDPDAPRLLVYGAYGYTGRLVVESAIDRGYDPIVAGRDARKTRGVATANDLRGRSFPVADADDHLGDVDAVLNCAGPFAETADAMVGACIDTGTHYLDITGELPVFERIRRRGPDAAGAGVTLLPGVGFDVVPTDCLATHLHDRLPGATHLSLALDADGGVSPGTLKTVLSDAGSGGAVRRDGVLRAEPVGARTRVVDFGEGLRRAVSIPWGDVSTAYHTTGIPNVDVYLALPRAGRTAVALAPYLDSVLDVDAVQRGLSWLIDRYVDGPDPATRAAGGARVWGEVRTADDRLVSRLRTPETYRFTADAATLIAGKVLDGDAPEGYQTPASAFGPDLVLEIPGVERVDLVADEVVARESSPVEGVASD
- a CDS encoding VOC family protein gives rise to the protein MFETRYTHVASDLEESVAFYESVFGRERIPTPALGEYIRWLACGDRQRRLVGSDAEPPVYVPPSGAVQLYVRDPGGNRVEVNAPDADAFGGSIVWSLIDRRRVARGRRGAGLSVRLILLAIST
- the guaA gene encoding glutamine-hydrolyzing GMP synthase, which codes for MVDVEPFIEDAVAEIEAEIGDADAVIALSGGVDSSVAAALAYRAIGDRLTPVYVDTGLMRKGETEQIRETFSYMDSLRIVEAQDRFLDSLAGITDPEGKRHAIGEQFIREFEQEARSANAEYLVQGTIYPDRIESEGNIKSHHNVGGLPEAVDFEGIVEPVRDLYKDEVRTVARELELGAVTEERMPFPGPGLAIRVLGEATREKVAVAREACHVVEEETEAHDPWQAFAAVVGKATGVKGDNRVHGWVVSVRSVESRDGMTARAQELPWETLQRIQSRITGENDNVARVVYDVTHKPPATIEYE
- a CDS encoding VOC family protein, giving the protein MTVNSITPDLMVEDIEETVAWYESVLDAEVVATLPAEAASGYFWAQVSIDGIQLMLQERDSLEEKLPVLEGESTGGTVPLYIDVDDAERRHAALEESDVNVVKQPHETEFGWRQFAVTDPNGYVLWFGEKLETERTENIGHYERTYYRHQIDESSRESAEHRPRRAAGGEHWG
- a CDS encoding aldo/keto reductase, whose amino-acid sequence is MEFPPIGLGTYDMTDPGTCADAVATAVDLGYDHVDTAQSYGNEAFVADGLAAADRDAAGVFVATKLEPDNLGYDDVRSTARESADRLGVDSLDLLYVHWPLDAYDPEATLPALDDAVAAGTVDRIGLSNFRPDQLRDATDRLETPVTAHQVEMHPLLPQPELHDLAVEGGHELVAYCPIARNRVGEIDRIVEVADKHDATPAQVSLAWLDAKERVTPIPKSASQAHIRENLAAPDLELDDEDVATIDAIERRHRIVDFDAAPWNRA
- a CDS encoding DUF5814 domain-containing protein; amino-acid sequence: MAITDKIYLKNHRQIVSQLDTSIPKGAFKGATMDVLYSGEGLAKLDDATRDRLLDFAEDFLDPENPDDLYTGYPERQFVRYLLELRAQGLGPDAIVDVMSDEYMLYAYPGDVLSFLDNAVRTLEAAETLAEVDGNERMEETLRRARRALSG
- the cofD gene encoding 2-phospho-L-lactate transferase, producing MVTFLAGGTGTPKLLDGADRVFDPSATTVVANTGDDVELGGHLVCPDVDTVLFHGGGVLDTDTWWGIDGDTAATHTELGRLADAAGLDPGPRYLDSDAQTAGRDIARWRRFSGVAEFMRIGDRDRAVHLTRTSLLDEGRSLTEVTRLLADAFGLEIDLLPMSDDPVATIVHTDEGAMHFQEYWVHRRGDPPVRDVEFRGAESAAPTPEADEALADPVVVGPSNPVTSIGPMLAMDGIEAALESTPVVAVSPFVGGTVFSGPAPALMRGVGYEASTAGVAAAYPFADAFVLDDDDPTDLDRPVTRTDTRIDGAEDAERVARAVADALSEVA
- a CDS encoding CTP synthase; this encodes MPKEPETGYDPSLGRKFIFVTGGVMSGLGKGITAASTGRLLANAGFDVTAVKIDPYLNVDAGTMNPYQHGEVYVLKDGGEVDLDLGNYERFLGVDMTSDHNVTTGKTYQHVIEKERAGDYLGQTVQIIPHITDDIKRRIREAAVGTDVCIVEVGGTVGDIEGMPYLEALRQFAHEEDDRDILFTHVTLVPYSQNGEQKTKPTQHSVKELRSIGLQPDILVGRCEDELEPKTKEKIALFCDVPTEAVFSNPDVEDVYHVPLVVESEGLDEYVMERLDLASEAKPPAERDNRWRELVTRDRTAEVDVALVGKYDLEDAYMSVHEALKHAGIERRTEVNVQWVDSDEMLDRHENRLKQADGVVVPGGFGTRGIEGKLKAVEYCRENDVPFLGLCLGFQMAVVEHARNVLGLAAAHSAEHDPDTAHPVIDILPEQYEVEDMGGTMRLGAHDTDIEPGSLAERVYGDTVCTERHRHRYEVNPEYIEELERGALAFSGTANNRMEILERDDHPFFLGTQFHPEFRSRPDRASPPFVGFLEAVAGELDARELADETEVQA
- a CDS encoding DUF7126 family protein; translation: MIILAGPDDDGLTGALEALGADVVRVEGIATRESLDAAGLAEAHTLVLTEMDDASAIPVAKEANTEVRIVTYSRDSLPEFARGQADLAIDPDLLTPDVVADELANGHVGE